Proteins found in one Leptospira terpstrae serovar Hualin str. LT 11-33 = ATCC 700639 genomic segment:
- a CDS encoding hydrogen peroxide-inducible genes activator: MTITQLRYIVALDQFKSFAKAAEHCLIAQPTLSLQIQKVEQELGFELFDRKKNPVITTKLGKAVVDQAKNTLKEADKLFEIAGQWKDEPAGNISIGIIPTVSNYLIPSIYQSLQTEFSKVNFRISELPTLTILEKLESEEIDLGILATPLKISNIVEHPLYYEPFVVYYPKNAKEKTSSVSMKHIEKYPLLVLGEEHCFRHQSLKICNRNSLAKIESGSVETLKRMVDMGIGITLLPKLSIEKSSERIVPFDSPEPAREISLVYKKGFYKTKILKKLTSLILSVIPKEYHSKEKFKIIGVSLNQD, translated from the coding sequence ATGACAATCACTCAACTTCGATATATCGTCGCTTTGGATCAGTTTAAAAGTTTTGCAAAAGCCGCCGAACATTGCTTAATTGCTCAACCCACTTTGAGTTTGCAAATTCAAAAGGTAGAACAAGAGCTTGGTTTCGAATTGTTCGATAGAAAAAAAAATCCTGTCATTACCACAAAATTAGGCAAAGCGGTGGTTGATCAGGCAAAAAATACCTTAAAGGAAGCAGATAAACTCTTTGAAATTGCTGGCCAATGGAAAGATGAACCTGCTGGAAATATTTCGATTGGGATCATTCCTACAGTTAGTAATTATTTAATTCCTTCTATCTATCAAAGTTTACAAACGGAGTTTTCAAAAGTGAACTTTCGGATTTCGGAATTACCTACCTTAACCATTCTCGAAAAATTAGAATCTGAGGAAATTGATTTAGGGATTCTCGCAACTCCACTCAAAATTTCAAACATCGTCGAACACCCGCTTTACTATGAGCCCTTTGTTGTTTACTATCCCAAAAATGCCAAAGAAAAAACTTCTTCAGTCTCTATGAAACATATTGAAAAATATCCACTCCTTGTGCTTGGAGAAGAGCATTGTTTTCGTCACCAGTCCTTAAAAATCTGCAATCGGAATTCACTTGCGAAAATTGAAAGTGGAAGTGTGGAAACTCTCAAACGAATGGTGGATATGGGAATTGGAATCACTCTTTTGCCCAAATTATCTATAGAGAAATCTTCGGAGCGGATTGTTCCTTTTGATTCTCCCGAGCCCGCCAGGGAAATAAGTTTGGTTTACAAAAAAGGATTCTACAAAACCAAAATTTTAAAAAAACTCACAAGTTTGATTCTTAGTGTGATTCCCAAAGAATACCATTCCAAAGAAAAATTTAAAATCATTGGGGTGTCTTTAAACCAAGATTAA
- a CDS encoding MotA/TolQ/ExbB proton channel family protein, whose amino-acid sequence MQEYVEIGEELVFIAMAVASVIALAVFAERLIYYKKSIGKKNDDYLNEVRTSLQEEPEIHWKTDAGEESIYTRFVQFALKQLKLGRKGLDESLDGQILSEKLELEKRLPILNTLGNNAPFIGLLGTVLGVIKAFYGLGTLGSSGAEVVMRSISTALLATAAGLAVAIPVVMANNYFSRKSKVILQNMEILKKELLSYQMNKTKV is encoded by the coding sequence ATGCAAGAGTATGTAGAAATAGGTGAAGAGTTAGTCTTTATTGCAATGGCAGTAGCGAGTGTGATCGCATTAGCCGTATTTGCCGAAAGATTAATTTATTATAAAAAATCCATTGGTAAAAAAAACGACGATTACTTAAATGAAGTTAGAACTTCCTTACAAGAAGAACCAGAAATTCATTGGAAAACTGATGCGGGCGAAGAATCCATCTACACAAGATTCGTACAGTTTGCACTCAAACAATTAAAATTAGGAAGAAAAGGATTGGACGAAAGTTTAGACGGCCAAATTCTATCTGAAAAATTGGAGCTGGAAAAACGTTTACCAATTCTAAATACTTTGGGTAACAATGCTCCGTTTATTGGATTACTTGGAACAGTGCTTGGTGTGATTAAAGCATTTTATGGTTTGGGTACATTGGGAAGTTCAGGTGCGGAAGTTGTGATGCGGTCCATTTCAACAGCGCTTCTAGCAACGGCTGCGGGTCTTGCAGTTGCGATACCAGTGGTAATGGCGAACAATTATTTTTCTAGAAAGTCCAAAGTCATTTTGCAGAATATGGAAATTCTGAAAAAAGAACTACTCTCTTATCAAATGAATAAGACAAAGGTATAA
- the ahpC gene encoding alkyl hydroperoxide reductase subunit C gives MSNINTQIPDFTTEAFHNGAFKKISKKDVLGKWSVFVFYPADFTFVCPTELGDVADYYEELQKMGVEVYSVSTDTHFVHKAWHEASDTIKKIKFPMLGDASGKITRGFGIMIEEDGQALRGTFVVNPEGVIKTAEIHDLGIGRSAEELVRKVQAAQYVANNDGEVCPAKWKPGNSTLKPGLDLVGKI, from the coding sequence ATGTCCAATATCAACACTCAAATTCCTGACTTTACAACGGAAGCTTTCCATAACGGTGCTTTCAAAAAAATTAGCAAAAAAGACGTCCTCGGAAAATGGTCCGTATTTGTTTTTTATCCTGCGGATTTTACATTTGTTTGCCCGACGGAACTTGGCGACGTAGCAGATTATTATGAAGAACTCCAAAAAATGGGAGTAGAAGTGTATTCTGTTTCTACGGATACACATTTTGTTCACAAAGCTTGGCACGAAGCAAGTGATACCATCAAAAAAATCAAATTTCCAATGTTAGGTGATGCTTCTGGCAAAATCACAAGAGGATTTGGAATTATGATTGAAGAAGATGGTCAAGCTCTTCGCGGAACATTTGTGGTGAATCCAGAAGGTGTGATCAAAACTGCTGAAATCCATGATCTTGGAATCGGACGTTCTGCTGAGGAACTAGTTCGTAAAGTGCAAGCAGCACAATATGTTGCAAACAATGACGGCGAAGTTTGTCCAGCTAAATGGAAACCAGGTAATTCTACTTTGAAGCCAGGTCTTGACTTGGTAGGAAAAATCTAA
- a CDS encoding LytR/AlgR family response regulator transcription factor gives MESSSYSVLIIEDEYPARMLMMDYIMNCSELKLSGIAESGDKALNLLQEKQFDLVFMDINLPAVNGMDILRKEHNKSTFFIITTAYSEHAVEAFDLDATDYLLKPFSFDRFRKSVDKALRFLQESKQIKSSSQEKLTNLKIQSDSAVFLLPLQDIQFISANNKSCVIHTSQKDYETSKLLKEIEEKLPSEQFIRIHKGFLVNLDYVTSLRYDKGGSYTIQLKNEDETTLPVGRSFAQNLKEALKL, from the coding sequence ATGGAATCCTCCTCTTATTCAGTTCTAATCATCGAAGATGAATATCCCGCAAGGATGCTCATGATGGATTACATTATGAACTGCTCCGAGTTAAAACTGTCAGGGATAGCAGAAAGTGGTGATAAAGCACTAAACTTACTCCAAGAAAAACAATTTGATTTAGTTTTCATGGACATTAATCTTCCCGCTGTCAATGGAATGGATATTTTAAGAAAGGAACATAACAAATCCACTTTTTTTATTATCACAACTGCTTATAGCGAACATGCAGTCGAAGCATTTGATTTGGATGCGACTGATTATTTACTAAAACCATTTTCGTTTGATCGATTTCGAAAGTCCGTGGATAAAGCTTTACGATTTCTACAAGAATCAAAACAAATCAAAAGTTCTTCTCAAGAAAAGTTAACCAATCTGAAAATCCAATCAGATTCCGCAGTGTTTTTATTACCTCTCCAAGACATCCAATTCATTTCTGCTAATAACAAAAGTTGTGTGATTCATACTTCCCAGAAAGATTACGAAACTTCAAAATTACTCAAAGAAATTGAAGAAAAATTACCTTCTGAACAGTTCATTCGAATTCATAAAGGTTTTTTGGTTAATTTAGATTACGTGACAAGTCTCCGTTATGATAAAGGTGGGTCTTATACCATCCAACTAAAAAATGAGGACGAAACCACCCTTCCGGTTGGTAGGTCTTTTGCTCAAAACTTAAAAGAAGCACTCAAACTGTAA
- a CDS encoding TonB-dependent receptor plug domain-containing protein, producing MNSVKFKLNNPFLIGIFFLCIGSPLFAVSIRAKLINPKKEIAEQNLSVLIFETKKFAQTDAEGNVTLEFPSAGDYTLRLLRDTGIQELKISVGSEDESRTIYTEKKASAPKTGIVVEGEREKTVSSRTKVRYEEIKRMPGTFGEALRALETLPGVIPNLGLGGGANGIIVRGANPNANTYLYDDLPILYPFHLDGLTSVIHNDLIKSIDLYSGAYPANFNNATGGIIEIETVDSVQKTKGAFQVSLWNTTAYAATPTSGGKGYLAIAGKLGYLDKTLGATGLLPEGIRLPRYNDSQIKYVHNFTPEHQISFYNLSAQDNFAIDVPNKPANDPTASAFALLSGAKASFGQSFRTTALRYTWIPGDKFQNRITLINFDPIGEYNVGFGTIQGKQYQRGSYVGVRQDAYWTATRFLKVDFGTEVRRFSFRDYGTEVALRDPTNPSPNPYNSANPDFVGRPISIQGNSPYYNAYTTLHFKFGNFLFEPGARYDYVQVTGNGALTPRATASYTFPEIGKGMTVYGSGGDVSRFPLTTNFNAETGNPDLRFEKARKVSAGIDQKIDQVWQVKVEMFKNQFTDTIIDDPYVSSPVGLNPDKGQWLTQPIVANRPLNYSNRATGWSHGYELLIRKNARPGTRDWFGWISYTWSQSFQNTNLYQVYEGDTSQVGGIERKILAAYFPNSKEQLAPWDRTHVANFIYGWRMSESFQIGGRWSYLTSVPSRPVVGDDGGRFSNPLNGLTYWNPQYSNNPNSPQYGYVKRGTDFHRFDIRFDIFENYSWGYMNWYLEIVNVYMRKNKNGYDFDNSRPFSATNPKENDTFGTLELPGGTVIPFFNVGMEVHF from the coding sequence ATGAACTCAGTAAAATTCAAATTAAATAACCCTTTCTTAATTGGGATTTTCTTTCTTTGTATTGGATCCCCACTGTTCGCGGTGAGTATTCGTGCAAAACTGATCAATCCTAAAAAGGAAATTGCAGAACAGAACTTATCTGTTTTAATTTTTGAAACGAAAAAATTTGCGCAAACTGATGCTGAAGGGAATGTAACACTTGAATTTCCATCGGCTGGTGATTACACCTTGCGATTGTTACGTGACACCGGAATCCAAGAATTAAAGATTTCCGTAGGCTCTGAAGATGAATCAAGAACCATCTATACAGAAAAAAAGGCAAGTGCACCCAAAACAGGGATCGTTGTGGAAGGGGAACGTGAAAAGACAGTATCTTCCCGAACGAAGGTGCGTTATGAAGAAATCAAAAGGATGCCAGGTACTTTTGGAGAAGCCCTCCGTGCATTGGAAACTCTTCCTGGAGTCATTCCTAACTTAGGTCTTGGTGGTGGTGCTAACGGGATTATTGTACGTGGTGCCAATCCTAATGCCAACACCTATCTTTATGATGATCTCCCCATTTTGTATCCATTCCACTTAGATGGATTAACATCGGTGATTCATAACGATTTAATCAAATCAATTGACTTATATTCAGGCGCTTATCCAGCAAACTTTAATAATGCGACAGGTGGTATCATTGAAATTGAAACTGTTGACTCTGTTCAAAAAACCAAAGGTGCATTTCAAGTCTCCTTATGGAATACAACGGCCTATGCGGCAACTCCCACTTCAGGTGGTAAAGGTTATCTGGCAATTGCTGGTAAACTTGGATATTTGGATAAAACGTTAGGGGCAACTGGTCTACTGCCAGAAGGGATTCGTCTTCCGCGTTATAACGACTCTCAAATTAAGTATGTTCATAACTTTACGCCAGAGCACCAAATCTCTTTTTATAATCTATCGGCTCAAGACAACTTTGCTATCGATGTTCCTAACAAACCAGCCAATGATCCTACTGCTTCCGCTTTTGCACTTTTAAGTGGTGCTAAAGCAAGTTTTGGGCAAAGTTTTCGAACTACGGCACTTCGTTATACTTGGATTCCAGGTGACAAGTTTCAAAACCGTATTACATTGATTAACTTTGACCCAATTGGTGAATACAATGTTGGATTTGGAACTATCCAAGGAAAACAATACCAGAGAGGAAGTTATGTTGGTGTTCGTCAGGATGCTTATTGGACGGCAACTAGATTTCTAAAAGTTGATTTTGGAACAGAAGTTAGAAGATTTTCATTTAGAGATTATGGAACCGAAGTGGCTCTTCGAGATCCAACAAATCCGTCACCTAACCCATACAATTCGGCAAACCCTGATTTTGTGGGAAGACCGATTAGCATTCAAGGAAATTCTCCTTACTACAATGCTTATACAACGTTACATTTTAAATTTGGTAATTTTTTGTTCGAACCAGGTGCACGTTATGACTATGTTCAAGTCACGGGCAATGGAGCCTTAACACCAAGAGCTACTGCTTCCTATACCTTTCCAGAAATTGGGAAAGGAATGACTGTTTATGGAAGTGGTGGGGACGTCTCCAGATTTCCATTAACCACAAACTTTAACGCAGAAACAGGAAACCCTGATTTACGGTTCGAAAAAGCTAGGAAAGTCAGTGCAGGTATCGATCAAAAAATTGATCAGGTTTGGCAGGTAAAAGTGGAAATGTTCAAAAACCAGTTCACAGATACCATTATTGATGATCCTTACGTGTCCAGTCCTGTGGGTTTAAACCCAGACAAGGGTCAATGGTTAACACAACCGATCGTCGCCAATCGTCCGTTAAACTATTCAAACAGGGCTACGGGTTGGTCGCATGGATACGAACTTTTGATTCGTAAAAACGCCCGCCCAGGCACAAGAGATTGGTTTGGCTGGATTTCCTATACTTGGTCGCAGTCTTTTCAGAACACTAACTTATACCAAGTTTACGAAGGTGATACATCACAAGTTGGCGGGATCGAAAGAAAAATTCTTGCAGCATATTTTCCAAACTCAAAAGAACAATTAGCTCCATGGGATAGAACTCATGTTGCAAACTTTATTTATGGTTGGAGAATGAGTGAAAGTTTCCAAATTGGCGGTCGATGGAGTTATTTAACATCAGTTCCATCACGCCCAGTGGTTGGAGATGATGGAGGTAGATTTTCAAATCCTCTTAATGGTCTTACCTATTGGAACCCACAATATTCCAATAATCCAAATTCACCACAATATGGGTATGTAAAACGTGGAACTGATTTTCATAGATTCGATATTCGTTTCGATATTTTTGAAAACTATTCTTGGGGTTATATGAACTGGTATTTAGAAATCGTAAACGTTTACATGAGAAAAAATAAAAACGGTTATGATTTTGATAATTCAAGGCCATTCTCAGCAACAAACCCTAAAGAAAATGATACCTTCGGTACTTTAGAACTTCCGGGTGGAACAGTTATTCCTTTTTTCAACGTTGGTATGGAGGTACATTTCTAA
- the ahpF gene encoding alkyl hydroperoxide reductase subunit F, translated as MLDETTKEQVKQYFERIQNPINIRLFSGDHEKREELIDFLNDIVSLSSKISLEHSEDKNDGLRFSILSEGKPTGIEFSGIPMGHEFTSLILAILQSGGNPIKLEEGILSAVSKLKENLHFETFISLDCHNCPEVVQTLNSFALVNPSISHNMIDGAMYPDLVKEKNIQGVPAVFLNGKRFLSGKAEASVIFDKLLELYSVPETKEENSKISNPSDIYDVTVIGGGPSGVTAAVYSARKGLKTLVIADRLGGQVKDTLGIENIISIPYTTGPELTHVLSEQLDNNQIRKKENVRVLKIESGDFKTIHLNTGERIVTKTVILSTGAKWRELNVPGEKEFVGKGVAYCPHCDGPFFKDKDVAVVGGGNSGVEAALDLSGIVKSVTLIEFGDKLNADKVLLDKVAQSPNIKTLVKAQTMEIQTNTEKVTGLTYKDRSSEQRETIPLDGVFVQIGLVPNSSFVKDLVATNRFGEILVDEKCKTNVDGIFACGDVTNTPYKQIIIAMGEGAKAAISAFEYLLHAA; from the coding sequence ATGTTAGATGAAACAACAAAAGAACAAGTAAAACAATACTTTGAAAGAATCCAAAATCCAATAAATATACGATTGTTTTCCGGAGATCACGAAAAACGTGAAGAGTTGATTGATTTTTTAAATGATATCGTCTCTTTGAGTTCAAAGATTTCTTTGGAACATTCAGAAGATAAAAATGATGGTCTTCGATTTTCCATTTTATCCGAAGGAAAACCAACAGGAATTGAATTTTCAGGAATTCCAATGGGTCATGAATTTACATCATTGATTTTAGCTATTCTTCAATCTGGTGGTAACCCAATCAAATTGGAAGAAGGAATTCTTTCTGCAGTATCAAAACTTAAAGAGAACTTACACTTTGAAACATTTATTTCTCTTGATTGTCATAACTGTCCCGAAGTAGTTCAAACGCTCAATAGTTTTGCTCTTGTGAATCCTTCGATTTCACATAATATGATTGATGGAGCTATGTATCCCGATCTTGTTAAAGAAAAAAATATTCAAGGAGTTCCTGCAGTTTTTCTAAATGGAAAACGATTCCTATCTGGCAAAGCAGAAGCTTCTGTAATTTTTGATAAACTGTTGGAATTGTATTCTGTACCTGAAACAAAAGAAGAAAACTCAAAAATTTCTAACCCTTCTGATATTTATGATGTAACAGTTATTGGTGGTGGTCCATCTGGTGTGACTGCGGCAGTGTATTCTGCTAGAAAAGGATTAAAAACTCTTGTCATCGCGGATCGGTTAGGTGGTCAAGTGAAGGACACTTTAGGGATTGAAAATATAATATCCATTCCTTATACAACAGGTCCAGAACTCACCCATGTATTGTCAGAACAGTTGGACAATAACCAAATTCGCAAAAAAGAAAATGTCCGTGTTTTAAAAATTGAATCTGGTGATTTCAAAACCATCCATTTGAATACAGGAGAACGAATTGTTACAAAAACTGTGATACTTTCTACTGGTGCAAAATGGCGTGAACTCAATGTTCCTGGCGAAAAAGAGTTTGTTGGGAAAGGAGTAGCTTATTGTCCTCACTGCGATGGACCATTTTTTAAAGATAAGGACGTAGCTGTGGTTGGAGGAGGAAATTCAGGTGTTGAAGCAGCACTGGACCTAAGTGGAATCGTTAAATCTGTTACCTTGATTGAGTTTGGTGATAAGCTAAATGCTGATAAGGTGTTACTGGATAAAGTGGCTCAGTCACCAAATATCAAAACTTTGGTAAAGGCACAAACTATGGAAATTCAAACCAATACAGAAAAAGTCACAGGGCTTACTTATAAGGACAGAAGTTCAGAACAAAGAGAAACCATTCCCTTGGATGGAGTTTTTGTTCAGATTGGACTTGTACCAAACAGTAGTTTTGTGAAAGATTTGGTTGCTACCAATCGTTTTGGAGAGATTTTAGTAGATGAAAAATGTAAAACCAATGTTGATGGAATTTTTGCTTGTGGAGATGTAACAAACACACCTTACAAACAAATTATCATTGCCATGGGTGAGGGTGCCAAAGCTGCCATCAGCGCTTTTGAGTACCTTTTACACGCGGCTTGA
- a CDS encoding PP2C family protein-serine/threonine phosphatase: MRSLSFIFPFLLTAVFSLSSEPLKVSSQNLTTLSEGWTFTSQGETKPIQVGKGLSLQGMNPPVHGSYKTHFFYEPDNKPLGIYLDRVQEVDKLFVNGVLLGETGSISADGLYSPNWYYKRLYFIPSSVLKVNEVNELEIEIHFRNKTFQGGLFRKIPVMGNYEQLQEFIIREDGRDFCFIMLFFGIGAYQIFSIVLKRQAKANFYLFLSTLIFVMWRLPLLNISYTYTNFSFFFWLKVFFTSQTLLPVTIFLFSYSLFQTKFHLKERLLVFFLLCIAFAQTWEIEIPTRILLLRIWEFSLLLVVFFIVRGVIRAAKAKKAEAYFLTVGFISICIGATIDIIIDVTSGKNIYLTQYGFLILMILSGVAISYRHAKNEKELSILTKDLEIRVRERTIELREKNQDLEQDLFFASQLQSYLLPKEHPNTIGIRIHTTYLPMKQVGGDLYDWVELDDHRLLLLIADVAGHGVPAAFVSSMVKVQFRESTKNINSPKDVLEHMNQALTSLVSRYFITACCALIDTKERNIVFSSAGHPNPYIYNRIRGKFEFMNVKGPIIGWKDSFTYGEWTHKIQPGDRYFFFTDGVTEARAENKLFGESKILDLLEKGKNKDIKTLSQEIIVQISKFSEEELKNDVTFFFIDVT; this comes from the coding sequence ATGAGATCCCTCTCATTTATTTTCCCCTTTTTACTTACTGCGGTATTTTCGCTTTCCTCGGAACCATTGAAAGTAAGTTCTCAAAACCTTACGACTTTGTCGGAAGGTTGGACTTTTACGTCCCAAGGGGAAACAAAACCAATCCAAGTAGGAAAAGGTCTCTCTTTACAAGGAATGAACCCACCGGTTCACGGCTCTTACAAAACCCATTTCTTTTACGAACCAGACAACAAACCACTTGGTATCTATTTAGACAGAGTCCAAGAAGTCGATAAACTTTTTGTGAATGGGGTTTTGTTAGGGGAAACTGGTAGCATTTCCGCAGATGGATTGTATTCTCCCAACTGGTATTACAAACGACTATATTTTATACCCAGCTCTGTTCTCAAAGTAAACGAAGTTAATGAACTAGAAATTGAAATCCATTTCCGTAATAAAACATTTCAAGGTGGTCTGTTTCGAAAAATTCCGGTGATGGGAAATTACGAACAATTACAAGAGTTTATCATTCGCGAGGATGGGAGAGATTTTTGTTTTATTATGTTGTTCTTTGGGATTGGTGCTTACCAAATTTTTTCTATTGTTCTAAAAAGACAGGCAAAAGCAAATTTCTATCTCTTTTTATCCACGTTAATTTTTGTTATGTGGAGATTACCTCTATTAAACATTAGTTATACATATACTAATTTTTCCTTTTTCTTTTGGTTAAAGGTATTTTTTACTTCGCAAACTTTATTACCCGTTACTATTTTTTTATTTAGTTATTCTTTATTCCAAACCAAATTCCACCTGAAAGAAAGATTACTCGTTTTTTTTCTTCTCTGTATTGCATTTGCGCAAACTTGGGAAATAGAAATACCAACTAGGATCTTACTACTCCGAATTTGGGAATTTTCGTTGTTGTTAGTTGTTTTCTTTATTGTTCGAGGTGTCATTCGAGCAGCTAAAGCCAAAAAAGCGGAAGCTTACTTTTTGACAGTTGGTTTTATTTCAATTTGTATCGGTGCTACCATTGACATCATCATCGATGTAACTTCAGGAAAGAATATCTATTTAACCCAATATGGTTTTTTAATTCTCATGATACTTTCTGGAGTTGCTATCTCGTATCGACATGCTAAAAACGAAAAAGAACTTTCCATATTAACTAAGGATCTGGAAATTCGAGTTCGAGAAAGAACCATAGAACTTAGGGAAAAAAACCAAGACTTAGAACAAGACTTATTCTTTGCATCCCAACTTCAAAGTTATCTTCTACCAAAAGAACACCCCAATACAATTGGAATTCGAATTCATACCACCTACCTTCCCATGAAACAAGTGGGGGGTGATTTGTATGACTGGGTAGAGTTAGATGACCACCGCCTGCTTTTGTTAATCGCTGATGTAGCCGGACACGGTGTTCCGGCAGCCTTTGTATCTTCGATGGTAAAGGTTCAGTTCAGAGAATCTACAAAAAATATCAACTCGCCCAAAGATGTATTAGAACACATGAACCAAGCTTTGACTTCCCTTGTGAGTAGATATTTTATTACGGCTTGTTGTGCTCTCATTGATACTAAAGAAAGGAATATTGTATTTTCCTCTGCTGGCCATCCTAACCCATACATTTACAATCGAATTCGAGGCAAATTCGAATTTATGAATGTAAAAGGTCCTATCATTGGTTGGAAAGACTCATTTACTTATGGTGAATGGACCCACAAAATACAACCGGGGGACCGTTACTTTTTTTTCACAGATGGTGTAACAGAAGCACGTGCAGAAAATAAATTGTTTGGTGAAAGCAAAATACTTGATCTACTTGAAAAAGGAAAAAACAAGGATATAAAAACATTATCTCAAGAAATCATCGTTCAAATTTCAAAATTTTCAGAAGAAGAACTAAAAAACGATGTAACATTTTTCTTTATTGATGTAACATAA
- a CDS encoding LIC20211 family lipoprotein, with protein MKHFIATVSIFFLTLGLFNCASSSVGIATSNKPIPNTPYETVKTVEKTFTWYALDFIIFGIPFTEPPITDLYEKVMEEDAGDALVNIRYWNDKSIFGPLTRYRFTIKGDLVRFPSQPTTKNKR; from the coding sequence ATGAAACATTTTATTGCAACAGTAAGCATTTTCTTTTTAACTTTAGGTTTATTTAATTGTGCATCTTCATCCGTTGGAATTGCTACTAGCAATAAACCGATCCCAAACACACCTTACGAAACAGTAAAAACTGTAGAGAAAACCTTTACATGGTATGCATTAGATTTTATCATATTTGGCATACCTTTTACCGAACCTCCTATTACTGATTTATACGAAAAAGTAATGGAAGAGGATGCTGGTGATGCACTAGTTAACATTCGTTATTGGAATGATAAATCTATATTTGGACCTTTAACACGTTACCGATTTACAATCAAAGGTGATTTGGTTCGATTTCCATCTCAACCAACAACTAAAAACAAAAGATAA